The following are from one region of the Capsicum annuum cultivar UCD-10X-F1 chromosome 1, UCD10Xv1.1, whole genome shotgun sequence genome:
- the LOC107869120 gene encoding B3 domain-containing protein At2g33720-like → MVAAAEGEEEGYRIIKSLTKSDVNGASRLLLPRQEVKNYVLRFVKEEEQTIICNEIRGVDVTVYDVDTHTEHILTLRKWPATNSFQLVKAWTREFVKRRNLKEDDVIWIRWETKNYRFCFGVHTRNQVDAL, encoded by the coding sequence ATGGTTGCAGCAGCGGAGGGGGAGGAGGAAGGGTACCGGATAATTAAGTCGCTGACAAAGAGTGATGTGAATGGGGCTTCTAGGCTTTTGCTACCTAGACAAGAGGTCAAGAATTACGTATTGCGATTCGTGAAAGAGGAAGAACAAACTATAATTTGCAATGAAATACGAGGAGTGGATGTTACTGTATATGATGTGGATACACACACAGAGCATATTTTGACACTCAGGAAGTGGCCAGCAACTAATAGCTTTCAACTGGTTAAAGCATGGACAAGAGAGTTTGTAAAGAGAAGGAATTTGAAAGAAGATGATGTCATTTGGATTCGATGGGAGACAAAAAATTACAGATTTTGCTTTGGAGTTCATACGAGGAATCAAGTTGATGCTCTATGA
- the LOC107870041 gene encoding uncharacterized protein LOC107870041 translates to MEFFFRTQSEETSGCSFNGQDLQRCPFLSNISKPTNFSLFSALNFPNPVKGGKGPIFEDGPNFDMAFKVFHGKDGVVPLSGRSQFSNDNTEVESAPQFHPLAAKAATISLSSFGTGGPFSFDSFSRKWNSQKKKPESSKKKKPSSQDKSTNHEAMGNEWLESGNCPIAKSYRAVSGVLPLVASAFQLPPGMKLKCPPAVVAARAALARTAFVKTVRPQPLSSKMLVIGALGMAANIPLGIWREHTEKFSLAWFTAVHAAVPFIAMLRKSVVMPKTAMALTIAASILGQVIGSRAERLRMKAKAGCVKLVAETVSDGVSAETGTDGVVAGLNSIQVSGVPGVHCGTQGMLKDQPSREPANTISPSASLCY, encoded by the exons ATGGAGTTCTTCTTCAGAACACAGAGTGAGGAGACATCTGGTTGCTCCTTCAATGGCCAGGACCTTCAAAGATGCCCCTTCTTGAGTAACATCAGCAAGCCAACAAACTTTTCCCTCTTTTCTGCTTTGAACTTTCCCAACCCT GTAAAGGGAGGTAAAGGTCCAATTTTTGAAGATGGCCCCAACTTCGATATGGCATTTAAAGTCTTCCATGGAAAAGATGGGGTTGTCCCACTTTCTGGAAGATCTCAATTTTCCAATGACAACACGGAAGTAGAGTCTGCCCCTCAATTTCATCCTTTAGCTGCAAAAGCTGCCACCATAAGTTTGTCATCATTCGGAACAGGAGGTCCTTTTAGTTTTGATTCCTTCTCTCGGAAGTGGAATTCACAGAAGAAGAAGCCAGaatcatccaaaaagaaaaaacctTCTTCTCAG GACAAATCCACTAATCATGAGGCAATGGGAAATGAGTGGTTGGAGTCAGGAAACTGTCCTATTGCCAAATCTTATAGAGCTGTCAGCGGTGTTCTCCCACTTGTGGCGTCAGCTTTTCAGCTGCCTCCAGGAATGAAGCTCAAATGTCCACCTGCAGTTGTTGCAGCCAGGGCTGCCCTCGCTAGGACTGCTTTTGTCAAGACTGTGCGGCCGCAACCACTGTCTTCAAAGATGCTTGTTATTGGAGCCTTGGGAATGGCAGCTAATATTCCACTAGGCATATGGAGAGAACACACTGAGAAGTTCTCACTAGCATGGTTTACTGCAGTCCATGCTGCTGTTCCCTTCATAGCTATGCTGAGGAAGTCAGTTGTGATGCCAAAAACAGCTATGGCATTAACCATTGCTGCTTCTATCCTGGGACAGGTCATTGGCTCAAGAGCAGAGCGACTTCGAATGAAAGCAAAAGCTGGGTGTGTTAAATTGGTAGCAGAGACTGTCTCAGATGGGGTTAGTGCAGAGACTGGCACAGATGGTGTTGTGGCAGGTCTCAACTCAATCCAGGTCAGTGGTGTACCGGGGGTTCATTGTGGCACACAGGGGATGCTTAAAGACCAACCCTCGAGAGAACCTGCCAATACTATCTCCCCGTCTGCCAGTCTTTGTTATTAG